Proteins co-encoded in one candidate division WOR-3 bacterium genomic window:
- the lepB gene encoding signal peptidase I — protein MRWLKNLVREWAPVILAVLLIRSFVVEAFMVPTGSMLNTIFIGDMMLVNKFVYGAKLPFTDKTVIPVSSPKRGEIVIFRFPLDPDVPEGASRIFPAKLPLLPLFWSKTKGFFQWYTPLALIKRCVAVAGDTVEYRDKQLYVNGRLQVEPYVIHSDGRMLPGFEPAPSQAEFQKAWEEKRFFRTGYSPYVRDRFGPIVVPPGTIFVMGDNRDNSEDARFFGLLELRHVRGKPLVTYMSTSAAGYPINIPKMVLSPWAIRFNRIGHLVR, from the coding sequence ATGCGCTGGTTGAAGAACCTGGTCCGGGAGTGGGCTCCGGTCATACTCGCCGTGTTGCTCATCCGTTCGTTCGTGGTCGAGGCTTTCATGGTGCCGACCGGCTCGATGCTCAACACAATTTTCATCGGCGACATGATGCTCGTGAACAAGTTCGTCTATGGCGCGAAGCTGCCTTTCACCGACAAGACCGTCATCCCGGTCTCGAGCCCGAAGCGCGGCGAGATCGTGATCTTCCGCTTTCCGCTGGACCCGGACGTTCCCGAGGGCGCCAGTCGAATCTTCCCCGCCAAGCTCCCGCTCCTCCCCTTGTTCTGGAGCAAGACCAAGGGCTTCTTCCAGTGGTACACCCCGCTGGCGCTGATCAAGCGCTGCGTGGCCGTGGCCGGGGATACGGTTGAGTACCGGGACAAGCAACTCTATGTGAACGGCAGGTTGCAGGTCGAGCCGTACGTGATCCACAGCGACGGACGGATGCTGCCCGGATTCGAACCGGCGCCGAGCCAGGCCGAGTTCCAGAAGGCCTGGGAAGAGAAGCGGTTCTTTCGCACCGGGTACTCACCGTACGTGCGCGACCGGTTTGGCCCGATTGTGGTGCCGCCGGGGACGATCTTCGTGATGGGTGACAACCGCGACAACTCTGAGGACGCGCGGTTCTTCGGGCTGCTGGAGCTGCGCCACGTCCGCGGCAAGCCGCTGGTCACCTACATGTCAACGTCCGCGGCCGGGTATCCCATCAACATCCCGAAGATGGTGCTCTCGCCCTGGGCGATCCGGTTCAATCGCATCGGCCACTTGGTCCGCTAG
- a CDS encoding tetratricopeptide repeat protein, which produces MLRNTKATSVLASHSEVDIFGISVSPWEYWMSVVTVILAVEGLAASLWQVFVNPGGSPSTAGYRGVQVWNVPFARNRNFTGRLALLRRLREELMSPQAIALAPTVALHGLGGVGKTMLAVEYCYRHSTDYQVIWWLRAEDTATLCSDYALLSSQLKLRQAQSQDDAICEVRNWLDTHSGWLLVLDDAPKPSLITWLLPQLGKGHIIITSRYSDWAGCARAMLVDVMELPDAAEFLLTGTKDKDRSTVEALAQTLGCLPLALAQARAYISATGMSFRDYQQLFIERQPEMMGLGKPEDYRSTIAATWNISIVQAARDAPAAEKILSVCSFLGAEPIPYAVIDAVQPDRVARNSGIAALRKYSLVDVTDSALVVHRLVQAAARSKLSGEDAFATGESALAAVDSALPTPTEPSEWAEFAQFLPHVKAVLAIAARSVDARLARARALNETGLYLRAMAQQREALPLLESAVAEYTSVLGDEHPSVATAINNLALVTGDLGMIETATSLHQRALAIRRRALPPDQPDIAQSLNNLALLSVSKGQDKGVEESACQALQMAEKALGPDHPAVAIYLNNLASYYQDVGRLRDAEPLYERALAIGEKTLGKDHPAVATRLNNLADLYMMMGRKRDAMSLCSRALAIMESKLGGNHPRTIAIRNNLAKLRA; this is translated from the coding sequence ATGCTCCGCAACACGAAGGCCACATCGGTCCTAGCCTCCCATAGCGAAGTGGATATCTTTGGTATCAGCGTCAGCCCGTGGGAGTACTGGATGAGCGTGGTCACGGTCATTCTAGCTGTGGAGGGTCTGGCCGCGTCCCTTTGGCAGGTGTTTGTGAATCCGGGGGGTAGCCCTTCGACCGCCGGCTATCGCGGAGTCCAGGTCTGGAACGTGCCCTTTGCAAGAAATCGGAACTTCACAGGCCGGCTGGCCCTGCTAAGACGACTCCGAGAGGAACTTATGTCGCCCCAAGCCATCGCGCTTGCTCCGACCGTTGCTTTGCACGGGCTCGGCGGTGTCGGCAAGACGATGCTGGCCGTGGAGTACTGCTACCGGCACAGCACAGACTACCAAGTCATCTGGTGGTTGCGGGCAGAGGACACAGCAACGCTGTGCTCTGACTACGCGCTCTTGTCGTCCCAACTTAAACTCAGACAAGCACAGAGCCAGGACGACGCTATCTGCGAAGTTCGGAACTGGCTTGATACGCATTCAGGGTGGCTTCTTGTACTTGACGACGCGCCCAAGCCGAGCTTGATAACTTGGCTACTCCCGCAGCTCGGCAAGGGGCACATTATCATAACCTCCAGGTACTCAGACTGGGCCGGATGCGCCCGCGCAATGCTGGTTGACGTCATGGAACTACCTGACGCCGCCGAGTTCCTGTTAACAGGCACCAAGGACAAGGATAGGTCTACGGTGGAGGCTCTAGCGCAAACGCTGGGATGTCTTCCCCTAGCGCTAGCACAGGCAAGGGCGTACATAAGCGCCACCGGAATGTCGTTCCGTGACTACCAGCAGCTCTTCATTGAGCGCCAACCAGAGATGATGGGATTAGGCAAGCCCGAGGATTACCGCTCGACCATTGCCGCAACCTGGAACATCTCGATTGTACAAGCTGCTCGGGATGCGCCCGCGGCCGAGAAGATATTGAGTGTCTGCTCGTTCCTGGGAGCAGAACCGATCCCATACGCCGTAATCGACGCTGTGCAGCCGGACCGCGTCGCCCGCAATAGCGGCATTGCGGCGTTGCGCAAGTACTCGCTCGTTGACGTGACTGACTCCGCCTTGGTGGTGCACCGCTTGGTGCAGGCTGCCGCAAGAAGCAAACTGTCTGGCGAGGACGCGTTCGCAACAGGCGAATCCGCACTCGCCGCCGTTGACTCGGCCCTGCCCACGCCGACCGAGCCATCGGAATGGGCGGAATTCGCACAGTTCCTACCCCACGTGAAGGCGGTCCTCGCTATCGCTGCGCGGAGTGTGGACGCGCGTCTGGCACGGGCACGCGCACTCAACGAGACGGGGTTGTACCTGCGGGCGATGGCTCAGCAGCGAGAGGCGCTGCCCCTGTTGGAGTCGGCAGTAGCTGAGTACACATCGGTCCTCGGTGACGAGCATCCCAGCGTGGCTACTGCTATCAACAACCTAGCGCTAGTAACTGGGGACCTAGGAATGATCGAAACCGCGACGTCGCTTCATCAGCGAGCGTTGGCAATAAGGCGCCGAGCCCTCCCGCCCGACCAGCCCGACATCGCGCAGTCTCTGAACAACCTCGCCCTACTGAGCGTCTCCAAAGGGCAGGATAAGGGTGTCGAAGAATCGGCGTGCCAGGCGCTGCAGATGGCTGAGAAGGCGCTTGGACCTGACCACCCGGCCGTCGCCATTTACCTCAACAACCTTGCCTCATACTACCAGGATGTAGGAAGACTGCGTGATGCGGAGCCACTCTACGAGCGTGCCCTGGCCATCGGGGAGAAGACTCTAGGCAAGGACCACCCTGCCGTTGCGACCCGGCTCAACAACCTCGCAGACCTCTACATGATGATGGGAAGGAAGCGCGACGCTATGTCATTGTGCAGCCGTGCTCTCGCCATAATGGAGTCCAAGCTGGGTGGGAACCACCCACGAACAATCGCCATCAGGAACAACCTCGCGAAGCTCCGGGCCTAG
- a CDS encoding DUF58 domain-containing protein, with amino-acid sequence MSPGPKKTPSPTGRTTKRPDSAGRSRIRQIEIRTRRLVNTLFSGDYKSSFKGRGIEFLDVREYLPGDDVRTIDWKVTARFGRPYVKKYAEERELVVILLVDASGSDRFGTKRLFKLEQAAQVAATLAFSAIRNNDKVGLVFFTDHIEKYVPPKKGRVHVLRLIRDILYFEPEHRGTDAGQALEFLMHVLKRRAIIFLISDLMGDSYRPEVIRQPLGIVARKHDLVVVSVSDPAEKELPRLGLVEMEDAETGELATVDTSDPVLRKRFAASQSARQEATERLLRQIGVDHIPVSTAEDFSKKLHQFFQKRARRYR; translated from the coding sequence GTGAGTCCGGGCCCGAAGAAAACACCAAGCCCTACCGGTCGAACGACGAAGCGACCGGATAGTGCTGGTCGTTCGCGCATTCGGCAGATAGAGATCCGCACGCGACGGCTGGTCAACACCCTGTTCTCGGGCGACTACAAGTCATCGTTCAAGGGCCGGGGCATCGAATTCCTCGACGTGCGCGAGTACCTGCCCGGCGATGACGTGCGCACGATTGACTGGAAGGTGACGGCGAGGTTCGGGCGACCTTACGTGAAGAAGTATGCTGAGGAGCGCGAGCTGGTCGTTATCCTGTTGGTGGACGCATCCGGCTCGGATCGGTTCGGCACCAAGCGGCTGTTCAAGCTCGAGCAGGCGGCGCAGGTCGCGGCCACGCTCGCATTCTCCGCCATCCGCAACAACGACAAGGTCGGGCTGGTATTCTTCACCGACCACATCGAAAAGTACGTGCCGCCGAAAAAGGGCCGGGTCCACGTGCTCCGGCTGATTCGCGATATCCTCTACTTCGAACCGGAGCACCGCGGCACGGACGCGGGGCAGGCGCTCGAGTTCCTGATGCACGTCCTGAAACGCCGGGCGATTATCTTTCTCATCTCCGACCTCATGGGCGACTCATACCGACCGGAGGTGATTCGTCAGCCGCTGGGTATCGTTGCGCGCAAGCACGACCTTGTCGTAGTCTCCGTGAGCGACCCGGCGGAGAAGGAGCTGCCTCGACTGGGCCTCGTCGAGATGGAGGACGCCGAGACCGGGGAACTCGCGACCGTGGACACTTCCGATCCGGTCCTGCGGAAGCGTTTTGCGGCATCCCAGTCCGCGCGGCAGGAGGCAACGGAGAGGCTGCTACGGCAAATCGGTGTCGACCACATCCCGGTTTCCACCGCGGAGGACTTCTCCAAGAAGCTCCACCAGTTCTTCCAGAAGCGCGCACGGAGATACAGGTAG
- a CDS encoding TMEM198/TM7SF3 family protein, with amino-acid sequence MRTTGSDSSLTRWSLRFLPRWCPVGWRGGDGLERKLNTEDGVQVNLLSSVPPILLLTAGFLVCFFGYRLLRFTLGLAGFGVGLALGLLIAGLIPGASQALTIILGIVLGILGAILAAVLYKFGVFLLGVGAGALIAGVVVAATGWHYPMIARVLAAVAGGVLTLVLERSLISILSALAGAWGIVLGAFRLLGWHLVNTGSRNPPANYGVMMACWLILGLVGIGIQLRSGRRKRRE; translated from the coding sequence GTGAGAACAACCGGTTCCGATTCGTCACTGACCCGTTGGTCTTTGCGTTTCTTGCCGCGCTGGTGTCCGGTTGGCTGGCGCGGCGGCGACGGGTTAGAACGGAAGCTTAACACAGAAGATGGGGTGCAAGTGAACCTACTCTCATCCGTCCCGCCAATACTGCTGCTGACTGCGGGGTTCTTGGTCTGCTTCTTCGGCTACCGGCTGCTGCGCTTCACGCTCGGGTTGGCCGGCTTCGGAGTCGGACTCGCGCTCGGCTTGCTGATCGCGGGGCTCATACCCGGCGCGAGCCAGGCTCTGACAATCATCCTAGGCATCGTCCTGGGCATCCTCGGCGCGATCCTCGCGGCGGTGCTGTACAAGTTCGGCGTGTTCCTGCTGGGTGTAGGTGCCGGGGCGCTGATCGCGGGCGTGGTAGTCGCCGCCACCGGCTGGCACTATCCGATGATCGCCCGCGTACTCGCCGCTGTCGCCGGCGGCGTTCTGACTCTGGTCCTTGAAAGATCACTGATTTCCATCCTCTCGGCGCTTGCCGGTGCCTGGGGAATCGTGCTCGGCGCATTCCGGCTGCTCGGCTGGCATCTTGTCAACACCGGTTCCCGCAATCCGCCGGCCAACTACGGCGTGATGATGGCCTGCTGGCTGATACTCGGCCTGGTCGGCATCGGGATCCAGCTCCGGTCCGGCCGCAGGAAGAGAAGGGAGTAG
- a CDS encoding MoxR family ATPase, with protein MKDDIKRVHEEIERESLFVQAITGEVGKVIVGQKYLVDRLMVGLLANGHILIEGVPGLAKTYAVKTLARAIATTFHRIQFTPDLLPADIVGTQIYNQRTGEFAARKGPVFADLVLADEINRAPPKVQSALLEAMQERQVTIGDDTFKMSDLFLVLATQNPIELEGTYPLPEAQTDRFLLKLRVGYPSKEEEKQIVDRMTTGVEPNASPVVEPAAIIRARALCTRIYVDEKLKDYILNIVFASRQPKEHNLADLAPLLRYGASPRASIYLLTAARAMAFLRRRGFVIPEDIKELAPDVLRHRLILSYEAEAEELTTDDVVRRVLEGVEVP; from the coding sequence CTGAAAGACGACATAAAGAGAGTACACGAGGAGATCGAGCGAGAGAGCCTATTCGTCCAGGCAATAACCGGGGAGGTTGGGAAGGTCATAGTCGGTCAGAAGTACCTGGTTGATCGGCTGATGGTCGGACTGCTGGCCAACGGGCACATTCTCATCGAGGGTGTGCCGGGTCTGGCCAAAACCTACGCCGTGAAGACTCTGGCGCGCGCGATTGCTACAACATTCCACCGGATTCAGTTCACGCCCGATCTGCTTCCGGCCGACATCGTCGGGACCCAGATCTACAACCAGCGCACTGGTGAGTTTGCCGCCCGCAAGGGACCGGTCTTCGCCGACCTTGTCCTGGCCGACGAAATCAACCGCGCCCCGCCCAAGGTGCAGAGCGCTCTGCTGGAGGCGATGCAGGAACGGCAGGTAACCATCGGCGACGACACGTTCAAGATGTCCGACCTGTTCCTGGTGCTGGCAACTCAGAACCCGATTGAGCTGGAAGGCACCTACCCGCTGCCCGAGGCCCAGACCGACCGGTTCCTGCTCAAACTGCGGGTCGGCTATCCGAGCAAGGAGGAGGAGAAGCAGATCGTCGACCGGATGACCACGGGCGTCGAGCCGAACGCGTCACCGGTGGTCGAACCGGCCGCGATCATCCGCGCGCGGGCGCTCTGTACGCGCATCTACGTGGACGAGAAGCTGAAGGACTACATCCTGAACATCGTCTTCGCGTCCCGGCAGCCCAAGGAACACAACCTGGCTGACCTGGCGCCGCTGCTACGGTACGGCGCTTCGCCCCGTGCCTCCATCTACCTGTTGACCGCGGCGCGGGCGATGGCTTTCCTGCGCCGGCGCGGGTTCGTGATACCGGAAGACATCAAGGAACTGGCGCCGGACGTTCTCCGGCATCGTCTGATACTGAGCTACGAAGCCGAGGCCGAGGAACTGACCACTGACGACGTCGTGAGGCGCGTGCTCGAAGGCGTCGAAGTTCCGTGA
- the lepB gene encoding signal peptidase I — protein MKGGWGWLRNVGREWAPVIIAVLLIRSFVVEAFMVPTGSMLKTILIGDFMLVNKFVYGVKLPFTDRTVIPVSNPKRGDIIVFRFPVDTEDPQPAARYTRLFPRWLPLLPVFWDNQSRFFAWYVPRNFIKRCIAVAGDTVEYREKQLYVNGRQQNEPYVMHADSRMLPGFEPAPERAEFQKAWEGRRFYQSEYSPYVRDQFGPVVVPAGHVFAMGDNRDNSEDGRFWGPLAIRNLRGKPLVLYFSSDAAPNIARIIISPWAVRFSRIGRIVR, from the coding sequence GTGAAGGGCGGCTGGGGCTGGCTGCGCAACGTGGGACGCGAATGGGCGCCGGTCATCATCGCCGTCCTGCTCATCCGTTCGTTCGTGGTCGAGGCCTTCATGGTGCCGACGGGCTCGATGCTCAAGACCATACTCATCGGCGACTTCATGCTCGTGAACAAGTTCGTCTACGGAGTAAAGCTGCCGTTCACCGACAGGACCGTCATACCGGTTTCGAACCCGAAGCGCGGTGACATCATTGTGTTCCGGTTCCCGGTCGACACCGAAGACCCGCAACCGGCGGCACGCTACACGAGGCTCTTTCCCCGCTGGCTGCCGCTGCTGCCGGTTTTCTGGGACAATCAGTCGCGTTTCTTCGCGTGGTACGTCCCACGCAACTTCATCAAGCGCTGCATCGCCGTTGCCGGCGACACGGTTGAGTACCGGGAGAAACAGCTCTATGTCAACGGCCGGCAGCAGAACGAGCCCTACGTGATGCACGCGGATTCGCGGATGCTGCCCGGGTTTGAGCCGGCTCCCGAGCGAGCCGAATTCCAGAAGGCCTGGGAGGGACGGCGGTTCTACCAGTCCGAATACTCGCCGTACGTGCGCGACCAGTTTGGTCCGGTAGTGGTCCCGGCCGGACACGTCTTCGCGATGGGCGACAACCGCGACAACTCCGAGGATGGCCGGTTCTGGGGACCGCTCGCCATCCGCAATCTGCGCGGGAAGCCGCTGGTGCTCTATTTCTCGTCCGACGCGGCACCGAACATTGCCCGGATCATCATCTCTCCCTGGGCCGTCCGTTTCAGCCGGATCGGCCGCATCGTCAGGTAG
- a CDS encoding VWA domain-containing protein: MRFAHPWFFLLLALVPAYVWWQIVKRRAAVVYSDLSFLRGASARGRYGRIVVHALYALAMTFMIVALARPQRGRQFQEVETRGIDIMMCLDISGSMQAEDFSPKNRLNVAKERAKEFIDRRKGDRIGLVIFSAASLTQCPLTMDRQIINGLIDRLDFGMLEDGTAVGLGLASAVARLKDSKAKDRVIVLLTDGVNNTGDIDPITAAQTAASFGIKVYTIGVGSKGLVPYPVNDRMFGRRYVQVQIDLDTETLQKIADMTGGKSFLATDAQALGQIYDEIDRMEPTTFKVKQYTVYNELAGLWLLLSVIAMGAGAALATTLFRRLP, translated from the coding sequence ATGAGATTCGCCCACCCCTGGTTCTTTCTCCTGCTGGCCTTGGTACCAGCGTACGTCTGGTGGCAGATAGTGAAGCGCCGGGCCGCGGTTGTGTACAGCGACCTTTCATTCCTGCGCGGAGCGAGTGCCCGCGGGCGCTACGGGAGGATAGTGGTCCATGCCCTGTACGCGCTGGCCATGACATTCATGATCGTTGCCTTGGCGCGGCCCCAGCGTGGTCGTCAATTCCAGGAGGTCGAAACCCGGGGCATCGACATCATGATGTGTCTCGATATCTCCGGCTCGATGCAGGCCGAAGACTTTTCCCCGAAGAACCGGTTGAACGTCGCCAAAGAGCGGGCCAAGGAGTTCATCGACAGGCGGAAGGGTGACCGCATCGGCCTGGTGATCTTCTCCGCCGCGAGCCTGACTCAGTGTCCGCTGACGATGGACCGACAGATAATCAACGGCCTCATTGACCGGCTCGACTTCGGCATGCTCGAAGACGGGACTGCGGTCGGCCTCGGTCTGGCCAGTGCAGTCGCCCGACTCAAAGACTCAAAAGCAAAGGACCGCGTCATCGTCCTGCTCACCGACGGCGTGAACAACACCGGCGACATCGACCCGATAACCGCTGCCCAGACCGCGGCGAGCTTCGGCATCAAGGTCTACACCATCGGCGTAGGCAGCAAAGGGCTGGTGCCCTACCCGGTGAACGACCGGATGTTCGGCCGCCGCTACGTGCAGGTGCAAATAGACCTTGACACCGAGACCCTGCAGAAGATCGCGGACATGACCGGCGGCAAGAGCTTCCTCGCGACCGACGCGCAGGCGCTCGGGCAGATCTACGATGAGATTGACCGGATGGAGCCGACCACGTTCAAGGTCAAGCAGTACACCGTCTACAACGAGCTGGCCGGGCTCTGGTTGTTGCTGTCGGTGATCGCGATGGGGGCCGGCGCGGCGCTGGCAACCACCTTGTTCAGGAGATTGCCATGA
- a CDS encoding Hsp20/alpha crystallin family protein yields MARNVIAWDPFREVSTMREDMERIFDSMLNRYPRERVQAVWAPFVDVEETNDAMIIRAELPGMKREEIKVTVAEDTVTISGERKYESEQKDRTFHRVERAYGSFQRTIALPVSVQGDRAEASYKAGVLELMLPKAERVKAREITVESKD; encoded by the coding sequence ATGGCGAGAAATGTTATAGCCTGGGATCCTTTCCGAGAAGTCAGTACGATGCGCGAGGATATGGAACGGATTTTCGACTCGATGCTTAACCGCTACCCGCGCGAACGCGTACAGGCGGTGTGGGCGCCGTTTGTTGATGTTGAGGAAACCAACGATGCGATGATCATCCGCGCCGAACTGCCCGGCATGAAGCGGGAGGAGATCAAAGTCACCGTGGCAGAAGACACGGTCACCATCAGCGGCGAACGGAAGTACGAAAGCGAGCAGAAGGACCGGACCTTCCATCGCGTGGAGCGTGCCTACGGGTCTTTCCAGAGGACGATAGCGCTGCCGGTGAGCGTGCAGGGCGACCGGGCCGAGGCCAGCTACAAGGCCGGCGTGCTCGAGTTGATGCTGCCCAAGGCAGAGAGGGTGAAGGCACGCGAGATTACTGTCGAGAGTAAGGACTAG
- a CDS encoding MFS transporter, translating to MQSLRFGPRAASGTYRALSLWRSVTYWAADLRAFWRFEAREPPVVFAYASQAMLVITGVSVFVFFVPLVQMDATLGGLGLGTRGVGWLAAIGSVGLVLSSMGYGFFGHRIRKHLVVLASFLVLGLTVMVLASVRSFAFAVPLAVLAGAAIAPLYIGIDTLLHESVTEAVRGRVFSNREWTLNAFAIVVAAVASLLSSAFPARHMLPVAGLLVSAVSMAGFVLCRGRRIG from the coding sequence GTGCAGTCTCTACGGTTCGGGCCTCGGGCAGCAAGCGGGACCTACCGTGCTCTTTCGCTTTGGAGGAGTGTAACCTATTGGGCCGCCGACTTGCGGGCGTTCTGGCGCTTCGAGGCCCGAGAACCACCCGTCGTCTTCGCATACGCCTCACAGGCCATGCTGGTTATCACGGGCGTGTCTGTTTTCGTGTTCTTCGTACCGCTGGTGCAGATGGATGCAACCCTCGGCGGCTTGGGTCTAGGCACAAGAGGCGTCGGGTGGCTGGCGGCTATCGGTTCGGTAGGCTTGGTCCTGTCGTCAATGGGCTATGGGTTCTTCGGTCATCGCATTCGCAAGCACCTGGTGGTCCTGGCATCCTTCCTGGTCTTGGGGTTGACAGTGATGGTCCTGGCAAGCGTCAGGTCCTTCGCGTTTGCCGTGCCACTGGCGGTGCTGGCTGGCGCCGCGATCGCACCACTGTACATCGGCATTGACACACTGCTCCACGAATCGGTAACTGAGGCCGTACGCGGCCGTGTCTTCTCAAACCGAGAGTGGACATTGAACGCCTTCGCCATCGTCGTCGCGGCTGTCGCCAGTCTGCTCTCATCTGCGTTTCCGGCCCGCCATATGCTGCCCGTTGCTGGCCTGCTTGTGTCCGCCGTCAGTATGGCCGGCTTCGTATTATGTCGGGGCCGTCGTATTGGATGA
- a CDS encoding VCBS repeat-containing protein, with translation MSANLKRTSFVLVAALLLSGCSQRPGKLEPWVWPGANRCNTRSFDQDVTEPVPKWRYVEAWEAEWFDVPATEPIPVSAHAEHRPLVFDLDRDGRLEIVTSPLSHPPAALLNWEGAPFSGRTRGGLDWDQVQSDAARILADDSAGWVLLPESSLSRPGSSPMALRLNQRTVTLEVVLEPRRPYPSRMLECRDATDGRLVWRYEFGARPDLMAVADLDADGREELLVTTYGDGNGAAANGTRDSDSCYCVALRDNGTLLWQRGFGAHPFIGCLAGIADLDGDGKQDVFVNIYSWQNDFGGLAVLDGATGWIKSESPSPDSSRLSHVSAGCADVDGDGQQELAVAISGRKAEARLYRLTQGRLELTARVALGEARDTDEVSECRLHAICDLDGDGKRELVLSRCRKRMICRDPKFYPSTFDSCGLLVLDSDLRTRQEIGLPVRCQDVTLGDVIPGGNIEMLVVTDRLLLYSAAAD, from the coding sequence ATGAGCGCGAATCTCAAGCGGACTTCTTTCGTGCTTGTCGCGGCGTTGTTGCTGTCCGGCTGCAGCCAACGCCCGGGCAAGCTGGAGCCCTGGGTCTGGCCCGGCGCGAACCGCTGCAACACGCGTTCCTTCGATCAGGACGTGACCGAGCCCGTGCCAAAGTGGCGATACGTCGAGGCGTGGGAGGCGGAGTGGTTCGATGTGCCCGCGACCGAGCCGATTCCTGTCAGCGCTCACGCCGAGCATCGCCCGCTGGTGTTTGACCTCGACCGCGACGGCCGCCTGGAGATCGTGACCTCCCCGCTTTCCCACCCGCCCGCCGCCCTGCTTAACTGGGAGGGAGCGCCGTTCTCCGGTCGGACCCGTGGCGGATTGGACTGGGACCAGGTACAATCAGACGCGGCGCGAATCCTCGCCGACGACAGCGCCGGCTGGGTGCTTCTGCCGGAGTCAAGCCTCTCCCGACCCGGCTCCAGTCCGATGGCGCTGCGGCTCAATCAGCGGACGGTCACATTGGAGGTTGTGCTCGAGCCGAGGCGGCCCTATCCCAGCCGCATGCTGGAATGCCGCGACGCAACCGACGGCCGGCTCGTGTGGCGGTATGAGTTCGGGGCTCGTCCGGATCTGATGGCAGTCGCGGACCTGGATGCGGACGGCAGGGAGGAGCTGCTGGTCACTACCTACGGTGATGGGAACGGCGCGGCCGCGAACGGGACCCGCGACTCCGATTCGTGCTACTGCGTCGCCCTGCGTGACAACGGCACGCTGCTCTGGCAGCGGGGGTTCGGAGCGCATCCGTTCATCGGCTGCCTGGCCGGCATTGCGGATCTGGATGGAGATGGGAAGCAGGACGTCTTCGTCAACATCTACTCGTGGCAGAACGACTTCGGAGGGCTGGCGGTCCTGGACGGCGCAACCGGGTGGATCAAGTCGGAGTCGCCGAGCCCGGATTCGTCTCGTTTGTCACACGTTTCCGCCGGCTGCGCTGACGTCGACGGCGACGGTCAGCAGGAACTGGCGGTTGCGATCAGCGGCAGGAAAGCGGAGGCGCGGCTCTACCGGCTGACCCAGGGCAGGCTCGAGCTGACAGCGCGCGTTGCCCTCGGTGAAGCCCGCGATACGGACGAGGTCAGTGAGTGCCGGCTGCATGCCATCTGCGACCTGGACGGCGATGGAAAGAGGGAGTTGGTCTTGTCCCGGTGCCGTAAGCGGATGATATGCCGGGACCCGAAGTTCTATCCCTCGACCTTTGATTCGTGCGGCCTGCTCGTGTTGGACTCCGACCTGCGTACAAGACAGGAGATCGGGTTGCCGGTGCGCTGCCAGGACGTGACGCTCGGGGACGTGATTCCGGGCGGGAACATCGAGATGCTGGTGGTTACCGACCGGCTGCTTCTCTACTCGGCCGCAGCCGACTAG